In Pantoea cypripedii, the DNA window GGATAACGCGAAAAAGAAAGCGCAAATTGCCGATCTGCAATCTTTTGTCAGCCGTTTTAGCGCTAACGCCTCAAAATCACGTCAGGCAACTTCACGCGCGAAACAGATTGATAAAATCAAACTGGATGAGGTGAAAGCCTCCAGCCGTCAGAACCCTTATATCCGTTTCGACCAGGATAAGAAGCTGTTCCGTAATGCGCTGGAAGTGGAGGCCCTCACCAAAGGTTTTGATAACGGTCCGTTATTTAAAAATCTCAACCTGCTGTTAGAAGTGGGCGAGAAGATGGCGGTGCTGGGTGCCAACGGTATTGGTAAAACCACCTTGTTGAAAACCCTGGTGGGCGAACTGACGCCGGAAAGCGGTACGGTGAAGTGGTCGGAAAATGCGCGCATTGGTTATTATGCACAGGATCACGCCGCCGATTTTGCCGATGACATGACGGTGTTTGACTGGATGAGCCAGTGGAAACAGGAAGGTGACGATGAACAGGCGGTGCGCAGCATTCTGGGTCGCCTGTTGTTCGGCCACGACGATATCAAAAAGCCAGCCAAAGTCCTTTCCGGTGGTGAGAAGGGGCGCATGCTGTTTGGTAAGCTGATGATGCAGAAGCCGAACATCCTGATCATGGACGAACCGACCAACCACCTCGATATGGAATCTATCGAATCGCTCAATATGGCGCTGGAGATGTATGAAGGCACGCTGATTTTTGTGTCGCATGACCGTGAGTTTGTTAGCTCGCTGGCGACCCGCGTGCTGGAATTTAAAGGCGATCGCGTGGTGGACTTCACCGGCAACTACGAAGATTATCTGCGTAGCCAGGGTATCGTTTAATTAAAACCGTAACGGCGCGATTTATCGCGCCGTTACGGATCAATGCGTATTATTTCGCCCCGCACACCTCGCAATGCGCGTCCTGCGCCACTTTCATACTGCGAAACTCAGCGCTTAACGCATCGTACATCAGCAATCGTGAGGTGGCCGGTGTGCCAAATGCCGTCAGCGCCTTGAGCGTTTCCATCGCCTGCATGGCCCCCATCACCCCGACCAGCGGCGACATCACCCCGGCTTCGACACAGCTGAGCGCCTGATCGCCGAACAAACGGCTGATACAGCGATAGCAGGGGGTGTCAGGCTGCCAGGTAAACACGCTGAGCTGGCCTTCCATGCGAATGGCGGCAGCGGAAATCAACGGTACCTTGTGCTGCCAGCACAGACGGTTGATCTGCTCCCGTGTGCCGACATTATCGGTGCAATCCAGTACCGCATCATGGCGCGCAATCAGCGCCGCCAGCGCAGCATCGTCGAGCTGCGCATTGAGGGTTTCCAGCGAACAATGGGGATTAATGGCGGCGAGCTGAAGTGCGGCGGAATCCACCTTTGCCATCCCGATGGTGCTGTCGTGATGCAGGATCTGACGTTGCAGGTTACTGAGCGCCACGGTATCGAAATCGAGCAGGGTAAGATGTCCGACACCCGACGCAGCCAGATAAGGGGCTGCTGCACAACCCAGGCCACCCAGACCGATGACCAGCACGCGTGCGGCTTTCAGCTTTTCCTGACCATCAAAATCGAAACCACGCAGCACGATCTGCCGGTTATAGCGCAGCATTTCCTCATCGCTCAGCTCAGCGTGCATTTATCCCTCCAGCAGGTTGTTGAAGGGTTCAATTTCCACCCATTCGCCCGCCTCAACGTTACCGCGTTCGCGTTCCAGCACGATAAAGCAGTTTGCCAGTGCGAATGAACTGAAGACATGTGAACCCTGCGGCCCGGTACTGTGCACCTCCAGCGTACCGTCTGTGCCACGGCTGAACACGCCGCGTTGAAAATCGAGTCGGCCTGGCGATTTTTTCAGGCCCTTTGCCGCTCTGGCGCGCAGACGTGGTGGCATCACCACGGTTTTCTGGCCGGTGAGGGTCGCCAGCAGCGGCTGCACCAGCTGATAGAAGGTCACTGCCGCAGAGACCGGGTTGCCCGGCAGGCCACAGAACCAGCTATTTGCCAGACGACCAAAGGCAAAAGGTTTGCCCGGTTTGATGGCCAGTTTCCAGAAGGTGATGGCACCCAACTCTTCCAGCATCGCTTTGGTGAAGTCGGCTTCACCCACGGAGACGCCCCCGGTGCTGATCACCACATCGGCCTGACGATCCGCTTCGCTAAATGCCTGGCGTAACTGCTCCGGGTCATCAGCAATCACGCCGAGATCGATCACTTCACAACCCAGTCGCTTAAGCATCAGGGACACGGTAAAGCGGTTAGTATCATAAATCTGTCCTGCCGCCAGCGGCGTGCCCACGGCCTGCAATTCGTCACCGGTGGAGAAGATCGCCACGCGCAGTTTGCGTAGCACGCTGACCTCGGCGATGCCGAGTGAGGCCAGCAACGGCAGCTCCGCGGCCCCGAGACGGATACCGCTATCCAGTACCTGTTTGCCGGTCTGGATATCTTCACCGCTGCGACGGATATGTTGTCCGTCCTTTACCGGCGCGGTGATCACAATGCCGCCATCACGCTGTTCGGTCTCTTCCTGCATCACCACCGCGTCGCAGCCAGTGGGAACAGGTGCACCCGTCATAATGCGGATCACGCTACCTGCGGGCCAGTCACCGCTGAAAGGCACACCCGCAAAGGCTTTGCCTGCCACCGGTAAGACGCTGCCCGACGTGAGATCGGCCAGTCGTACTGCGTAACCGTCCATCGCGGCATTATCGAACGGTGGGACATCCAGCGGGGACAGCACCGGCGCGGCGGTGATGCGCCCGTCGGCTTCGAATAATGACACCTGCAACGAGTCGGTAATCGGGGTGAGTTGCGCCAGCATTTTTTGCTGCGCGTCTTCGAGGGAGATTAAACCTGCGGTAAAGGGTTCCATGTCCTTAACATCCTGGTTATTTCAGATGTCGACTATTATGGTGGTATTTACGCGCCGAGTCACATCGGGCAAAAGGCATAAGCCACAATAAAAGGTTATGACCCGGCAGCACAGTTTCTGCTTTACAAGGCTGGACGGCCTTTCTATAGTCGAAAATTGCCAAAAAAATAATGAAAACCATTCTAAATCAGTGTTTTTGGTTCTGATTCCTTGACAGGGTAACCGGTATGACTAAAGCAGTTATCGCCATTCACGGCGGAGCGGGCGCGATCACCCGCGCGGCGATGAGCGCCGAAAAAGAGCAATATTATCGTCAGCAACTGGCGGCGATTGTCGCAGCCGGTCAGCAAATTCTTGCCGACGGCGGCAGCGCGATGGATGCGGTCACCGAAGCGGTACGTTTGCTGGAAGAATGTCCGTTATTTAATGCCGGTAAAGGGGCGGTGTTTACCCATCAGGGTACGCACGAGCTGGATGCCAGCATTATGGACGGCAAGACGCTGGAGGTGGGGGCGGTGGCCGGTGTTAACCATATCCGCAATCCGATCCTTGCGGCGCGTGCCGTGCTGGAAGTCAGCCCGCATGTATTGTTTATCGGCGCAGGTGCCGAAGCGTTTGCCACGCAACAGGGGCTGGAAATGGTGGCGGCCGATTTCTTCTCGACGCCCGAGCGCTGGGAGCAGTTGCAGCGGGCGCTCGGCAGCCAGCAGGCGGTGCTGGATCATGACGGTGCCGCGCAGAGCCACAGCGACGATCCGCTCGACCCCGATCGTAAATTTGGCACCGTGGGCGCCGTGGCGCTTGATCTGCACGGCAACCTCGCGGCGGCCACCTCCACCGGCGGCATGACCAACAAACAGGCCGGACGTGTCGGTGATTCACCGCTGGTGGGCGCGGGCTGCTACGCCAGCAACGACAGCGTAGCGGTCTCCTGTACCGGTACCGGCGAGGTGTTTATCCGCACGCTGGCGGCCTATGACGTGGCCGCGCAGATGCGTTACGCCGGACGTACGTTACAACAGGCCAGCGCCAACGTGATACACGATAAAGTGCAGGAGCTGGACGGCAGTGGCGGGCTGATTGCGGTGGATTATGACGGCAATGTGGCCCTGCCGTTTAACAGCGAAGGGATGTACCGGGGATTCGCTTACGTTGGTGGTGAAGTTGAGGTAGCCATTTACCGCGACAGCTAAGGAGCAGGCATGACGGATCGGCAGCTGCAGTTAACGCCAGAGCAGGTTCTGGCGGTACGTGACCTGAACGTGCGTTTTCAGCATGAAGGACGCATCACCGAAGCGGTGCGTCAGTTGTCGTTGGATCTGCATCGCGGCGAAACCCTGGCGCTGGTCGGGGAATCCGGTTCAGGTAAATCGGTCACTTCGCTGGCGCTGATGCGGCTGATTCAGCAGGCGGGGGGAGACGTCAGTGGTGACATCACCCTGCGGCGGCGCAACGGCGAATTGCTGGATGTAATGCGTGCGTCCGCCAGCCAGATGCGGCGGGTACGCGGTGCCGATATGGCGATGATCTTTCAGGAGCCGATGACCTCACTCAACCCGGTGTTCACCGTGGGGGAGCAAATCGCCGAATCTATCCGTCTGCACCAGGGAAAAAGCCATCAGCAGGCGCTGGCCGAAGCGCGGCATATGCTGGATTTGGTACGCATTCCGGAAGCGCAAAACGTGCTGACGCGCTATCCCCATCAGCTTTCCGGCGGTATGCGTCAGCGCGTGATGATTGCGATGGCGTTGTCCTGCAAACCGGCGCTGTTGATTGCCGATGAACCGACCACGGCGCTTGACGTCACCATTCAGGCGCAGATTCTGCAACTGATCCGGGTGCTGCAAAAAGAGATGCAGATGGGGGTGATTTTTATCACCCATGATATGGGCGTGGTGGCGGAAATGGCTGACCGGGTGCAGGTCATGTATCGCGGTGATGTGGTGGAGCGCGCGCCGGTGCAGCAATTATTCGACCATCCGCAGCAACCTTATACCCGCGCGCTGCTCTCCGCTGTCCCCAGGCTAGGCGCGATGCATGGGCAGCCACTGCCCGCCAAATTCCCGTTAATTCATCGTGATGGCCGTGCCGAAGTGGAAACGCCGCAGGATACGGTGCGGCTGGATGTGCCGCCGATTTTGCAGGTGCGCGACCTGGTGACACGTTTCGATATTCGTGGCGGCCTGCTGAACCGGGTTAAGCGCCGCGTGCATGCGGTGGAGAAGGTCAGTTTCGATCTTTATGCCGGTGAAACCCTGGCGCTGGTGGGTGAATCCGGCTGTGGTAAATCCACCACGGGCCGTTCCCTGCTGCGGCTGGTTGCCAGCCAGGGGGGCACCATCACCTTTGATGGTCAGCGGATTGACTCCCTGGAAGGGCGGGCGCTGGCCAGGCTGCGGCGTGATATTCAGTTTATTTTTCAGGACCCTTACGCGTCGCTCGATCCGCGTCTGACGGTGGGCTTCTCCATCATGGAACCGCTGCTGGTGCATCAGGCGATGAGCCGACGCCAGGCCGAGAAACGGGTTGCCTGGCTGCTGGAGCGAGTTGGCTTACTGCCGGAACATGCGCAGCGCTATCCGCACGAATTTTCTGGTGGCCAGCGCCAGCGTATTTGCATTGCGCGGGCGCTGGCACTCAACCCCAAAGTGGTGATTGCCGATGAGTCGGTTTCAGCGCTGGATGTGTCGATTCAGGCGCAGATCATCAACCTG includes these proteins:
- a CDS encoding ABC-F family ATPase, yielding MLVSSNITMQFGSKPLFENISVKFGGGNRYGLIGANGSGKSTFMKILGGDLVPTAGNVSLDPNERIGKLRQDQFAFEQYSVLDTVIMGHQELWNVKEERDRIYALPEMSEEEGYKVADLEVLYGEMDGYSSESRAGELLLGVGIPVEQHYGPMSEIAPGWKLRVLLAQALFANPDILLLDEPTNNLDIDTIRWLEQVLNERNSTMIIISHDRHFLNMVCTHMADLDYGELRVYPGNYDEYMTAATQARERLLSDNAKKKAQIADLQSFVSRFSANASKSRQATSRAKQIDKIKLDEVKASSRQNPYIRFDQDKKLFRNALEVEALTKGFDNGPLFKNLNLLLEVGEKMAVLGANGIGKTTLLKTLVGELTPESGTVKWSENARIGYYAQDHAADFADDMTVFDWMSQWKQEGDDEQAVRSILGRLLFGHDDIKKPAKVLSGGEKGRMLFGKLMMQKPNILIMDEPTNHLDMESIESLNMALEMYEGTLIFVSHDREFVSSLATRVLEFKGDRVVDFTGNYEDYLRSQGIV
- the moeB gene encoding molybdopterin-synthase adenylyltransferase MoeB; protein product: MHAELSDEEMLRYNRQIVLRGFDFDGQEKLKAARVLVIGLGGLGCAAAPYLAASGVGHLTLLDFDTVALSNLQRQILHHDSTIGMAKVDSAALQLAAINPHCSLETLNAQLDDAALAALIARHDAVLDCTDNVGTREQINRLCWQHKVPLISAAAIRMEGQLSVFTWQPDTPCYRCISRLFGDQALSCVEAGVMSPLVGVMGAMQAMETLKALTAFGTPATSRLLMYDALSAEFRSMKVAQDAHCEVCGAK
- the moeA gene encoding molybdopterin molybdotransferase MoeA; translation: MEPFTAGLISLEDAQQKMLAQLTPITDSLQVSLFEADGRITAAPVLSPLDVPPFDNAAMDGYAVRLADLTSGSVLPVAGKAFAGVPFSGDWPAGSVIRIMTGAPVPTGCDAVVMQEETEQRDGGIVITAPVKDGQHIRRSGEDIQTGKQVLDSGIRLGAAELPLLASLGIAEVSVLRKLRVAIFSTGDELQAVGTPLAAGQIYDTNRFTVSLMLKRLGCEVIDLGVIADDPEQLRQAFSEADRQADVVISTGGVSVGEADFTKAMLEELGAITFWKLAIKPGKPFAFGRLANSWFCGLPGNPVSAAVTFYQLVQPLLATLTGQKTVVMPPRLRARAAKGLKKSPGRLDFQRGVFSRGTDGTLEVHSTGPQGSHVFSSFALANCFIVLERERGNVEAGEWVEIEPFNNLLEG
- a CDS encoding isoaspartyl peptidase/L-asparaginase family protein, which gives rise to MTKAVIAIHGGAGAITRAAMSAEKEQYYRQQLAAIVAAGQQILADGGSAMDAVTEAVRLLEECPLFNAGKGAVFTHQGTHELDASIMDGKTLEVGAVAGVNHIRNPILAARAVLEVSPHVLFIGAGAEAFATQQGLEMVAADFFSTPERWEQLQRALGSQQAVLDHDGAAQSHSDDPLDPDRKFGTVGAVALDLHGNLAAATSTGGMTNKQAGRVGDSPLVGAGCYASNDSVAVSCTGTGEVFIRTLAAYDVAAQMRYAGRTLQQASANVIHDKVQELDGSGGLIAVDYDGNVALPFNSEGMYRGFAYVGGEVEVAIYRDS
- the gsiA gene encoding glutathione ABC transporter ATP-binding protein GsiA; this translates as MTDRQLQLTPEQVLAVRDLNVRFQHEGRITEAVRQLSLDLHRGETLALVGESGSGKSVTSLALMRLIQQAGGDVSGDITLRRRNGELLDVMRASASQMRRVRGADMAMIFQEPMTSLNPVFTVGEQIAESIRLHQGKSHQQALAEARHMLDLVRIPEAQNVLTRYPHQLSGGMRQRVMIAMALSCKPALLIADEPTTALDVTIQAQILQLIRVLQKEMQMGVIFITHDMGVVAEMADRVQVMYRGDVVERAPVQQLFDHPQQPYTRALLSAVPRLGAMHGQPLPAKFPLIHRDGRAEVETPQDTVRLDVPPILQVRDLVTRFDIRGGLLNRVKRRVHAVEKVSFDLYAGETLALVGESGCGKSTTGRSLLRLVASQGGTITFDGQRIDSLEGRALARLRRDIQFIFQDPYASLDPRLTVGFSIMEPLLVHQAMSRRQAEKRVAWLLERVGLLPEHAQRYPHEFSGGQRQRICIARALALNPKVVIADESVSALDVSIQAQIINLMLDLQREFGIAFLFISHDMAVVERISHRVAVMYLGQIVEMGPRQAVFEQPRHPYTKKLMAAVPVADPAHRRRERALMVDEIPSPIRPLGAEPEVAPLQEVAPGHFVARHAISGT